One window from the genome of Hemitrygon akajei chromosome 4, sHemAka1.3, whole genome shotgun sequence encodes:
- the LOC140726050 gene encoding uncharacterized protein: MLDEVVTQLMAGLTNIEEPHQEHQTSPTPPGSGTVITLQPSGPTPPGSGTVITPQPSGPTPPGSGTVITPQSSGPTRGSGRVITPQPSGPTPPGSGTVITPQSSGPTPGSGTVITPQPSGPTPPGSGTVITPQSSGPTPGSGRVITPQPSGPTPPGSGTVITPQSSGPTPGSGTVITPQPSGPTPPGSGTVITLNHQVPHHQVQEQLLPSAIRSHTTRFSNSYYPSTIRSHTTRFRNSYYPQPSGPTPPGSVTVITPQPSGPTPPGSGTVITPQPSGPTLPGSGTVITPQPSGPTPPGSGTVITLQPSGPTPPGSGTVITPQPSGPTPPGSGTVITPQSSGPTRGSGRVITPQPSGPTPPGSGTVITPQSSGPTPGSGTVITPQPSGPTPPGSGTVITPQSSGPTPGSGRVITPQPSGPTPPGSGTVITPQSSGPTPGSGTVITPQPSGPTPPGSGTVITLNHQVPHHQVQEQLLPSAIRSHTTRFSNSYYPSTIRSHTTRFRNSY, encoded by the exons ATGCTTGATGAAGTGGTCACCCAATTGAtggcaggtctcaccaatatagaggagccacatcaggagcaccagacca gtcccacaccaccaggttcaggaacagttattacccttcaaccatcaggtcccacaccaccaggttcaggaacagttattacccctcaaccatcaggtcccacaccaccaggttcaggaacagttattacccctcagtcatcaggtcccacacgaggttcaggaagagttattacccctcaaccatcaggtcccacaccaccaggttcaggaacagttattacccctcagtcctcaggtcccacaccaggttcaggaacagttattacccctcaaccatcaggtcccacaccaccaggttcaggaacagttattacccctcagtcatcaggtcccacaccaggttcaggaagagttattacccctcaaccatcaggtcccacaccaccaggttcaggaacagttattacccctcagtcctcaggtcccacaccaggttcaggaacagttattacccctcaaccatcaggtcccacaccaccaggttcaggaacagttattaccctcaaccatcaggtcccacaccaccaggttcaggaacagttattaccctcagccatcaggtcccacaccaccaggttcagtaacagttattacccctcaaccatcaggtcccacaccaccaggttcaggaacagttattaccctcagccatcaggtcccacaccaccaggttcagtaacagttattacccctcaaccatcaggtcccacaccaccaggttcaggaacagttattacccctcaaccatcaggtcccacactaccaggttcaggaacagttattacccctcaaccatcaggtcccacaccaccaggttcaggaacagttattacccttcaaccatcaggtcccacaccaccaggttcaggaacagttattacccctcaaccatcaggtcccacaccaccaggttcaggaacagttattacccctcagtcatcaggtcccacacgaggttcaggaagagttattacccctcaaccatcaggtcccacaccaccaggttcaggaacagttattacccctcagtcctcaggtcccacaccaggttcaggaacagttattacccctcaaccatcaggtcccacaccaccaggttcaggaacagttattacccctcagtcatcaggtcccacaccaggttcaggaagagttattacccctcaaccatcaggtcccacaccaccaggttcaggaacagttattacccctcagtcctcaggtcccacaccaggttcaggaacagttattacccctcaaccatcaggtcccacaccaccaggttcaggaacagttattaccctcaaccatcaggtcccacaccaccaggttcaggaacagttattaccctcagccatcaggtcccacaccaccaggttcagtaacagttattacccctcaaccatcaggtcccacaccaccaggttcaggaacagttattaa